A window of the Cucurbita pepo subsp. pepo cultivar mu-cu-16 chromosome LG01, ASM280686v2, whole genome shotgun sequence genome harbors these coding sequences:
- the LOC111799932 gene encoding phosphoenolpyruvate carboxykinase (ATP)-like, which translates to MAANGNAEFSFANNGSARNGLSRIQTEKKQNGICHDDSAQPVKAKTIDELHSLQRKKSAPTTPIKGAEGAFAAISEEERQKQQLQSISASLASLTRETGPKLVKGDPARKSETPKAHAVHHHYHAPTISVSDSSLKFTHILYNLSPAELYEQAIKYEKGSFISSTGALATLSGAKTGRSPRDKRVVRDETTEDDLWWGKGSPNIEMDEHTFMVNRERAVDYLNSLDKVFVNDQFLNWDPENRIKVRIVSARAYHSLFMHNMCIRPSPEELENFGTPDFTIYNAGQFPCNRYTHYMTSSTSIDINLSRREMVILGTQYAGEMKKGLFSVMHYLMPKRQILSLHSGCNMGKDGDVALFFGLSGTGKTTLSTDHNRYLIGDDEHCWSANGVSNIEGGCYAKCIDLSREKEPDIWNAIKFGTVLENVVFDEHTREVDYTDKSVTENTRAAYPIEFIPNAKMPCVGPHPKNVILLACDAFGVLPPVSKLSLAQTMYHFISGYTALVAGTEDGIKEPQATFSACFGAAFIMLHPTKYAAMLAEKMQKHGATGWLVNTGWSGGRYGQGNRIKLPYTRKIIDAIHSGQLLNATYKKTEVFGLEIPTEIDGVPPEILDPINTWSDKKAYKDTLLQLGGLFKKNFETFTNYKIGKDSKLTDEILAAGPNF; encoded by the exons ATGGCGGCAAACGGAAACGCAGAGTTCAGTTTTGCAAACAATGGATCGGCGAGAAACGGTCTGTCGAGAATTCAGACTGAGAAGAAACAGAATGGGATCTGTCATGATGACAGTGCTCAACCTGTGAAGGCGAAGACCATTGACGAGTTACACTCGTTGCAGAGGAAGAAATCGGCCCCTACCACTCCCATTAAGGGCGCTGAAGGAGCTTTCGCTGCGATTTCTGAAGAGGAGCGTCAGAAGCAGCAGCTTCAGTCCATTAG TGCTTCATTGGCATCATTGACGAGAGAAACCGGGCCAAAATTGGTGAAAGGAGATCCGGCGAGGAAATCAGAAACTCCCAAAGCTCATGCGGTGCACCACCACTACCACGCGCCGACAATTAGCGTTAGCGACAGCTCCTTGAAGTTCACCCATATCCTTTACAATCTCTCCCCTGCAG AGCTTTACGAGCAGGCGATAAAGTATGAGAAAGGATCATTCATCTCGTCGACCGGTGCATTGGCGACTCTTTCCGGTGCGAAAACTGGCCGATCTCCGAGAGATAAAAGAGTTGTCAGAGATGAAACCACCGAGGACGATCTTTGGTGGGGAAA GGGCTCACCAAACATCGAAATGGACGAACATACTTTCATGGTTAACAGAGAAAGGGCTGTTGATTACCTCAACTCATTGGACAAG GTGTTTGTGAATGATCAGTTCTTGAATTGGGACCCAGAGAACAGGATCAAAGTTCGCATCGTCTCTGCAAGAGCTTACCATTCACTGTTTATGCACAACAT GTGTATCCGACCCTCTCCTGAAGAGCTGGAGAATTTCGGTACTCCGGACTTCACTATTTACAATGCTGGGCAATTCCCGTGTAATCGTTACACTCACTACATGACATCCTCTACTAGCATAGATATTAACCTTTCTAGGAGGGAAATGGTCATCCTCGGCACTCAATACGCCGgggaaatgaagaaaggtctATTCAGTGTTATGCATTATCTCATGCCTAAGCGTCAAATCCTCTCCTTACATTCTGGCTGCAATATGGGAAAAGATGGAGATGTTGCtctcttctttggactttcag gtaCTGGAAAGACGACGTTGTCGACAGACCATAATAGGTATCTGATTGGCGATGATGAACATTGTTGGAGTGCTAATGGTGTGTCGAATATCGAAGGAGGTTGCTATGCCAAGTGCATTGATCTCTCTAGAGAAAAAGAGCCCGACATTTGGAATGCCATCAAATTTGGAACCG TGCTTGAAAACGTGGTGTTTGACGAGCATACCCGAGAAGTTGATTATACCGACAAATCAGTTACTG AGAACACAAGGGCAGCTTACCCCATTGAATTCATTCCAAATGCGAAAATGCCATGTGTTGGCCCGCACCCGAAGAATGTGATCCTATTGGCCTGTGATGCATTCGGGGTGCTTCCACCGGTGAGCAAGCTGAGCCTGGCACAGACCATGTATCATTTCATCAGTGGTTACACTGCTCTG GTGGCAGGCACCGAAGATGGCATCAAAGAGCCACAGGCAACATTCTCAGCTTGTTTCGGTGCCGCTTTTATAATGTTACATCCAACAAAGTATGCAGCCATGCTAGCCGAGAAGATGCAGAAGCATGGTGCAACTGGATGGCTCGTCAACACTGGTTGGTCAGGTGGAAG GTATGGCCAAGGGAACCGCATTAAGCTACCATACACTCGGAAGATCATCGACGCCATTCACTCTGGCCAACTTCTGAATGCAACATATAAGAAAACTGAAGTGTTCGGGCTCGAAATTCCCACCGAGATCGATGGAGTGCCTCCAGAAATCTTGGATCCAATCAACACT TGGTCAGACAAGAAGGCGTATAAGGATACTTTGCTTCAGCTGGGTGGCTTGTTTAAGAAGAACTTCGAGACATTTACCAACTACAAGATTGGTAAGGACAGCAAGCTGACAGATGAGATTCTCGCAGCTGGGCCAAATTTCTAA